AGCGCGCGAGCGAGGAGGTCGCGGCCACGGCCGTCACGCGGGCGTTCCGAGAGGAAGCCCTGCGCGCCGAGACGGAGAAGTTCCGCGTGGGCGCCTCGACGACGTTCCTGGTTGCGCAGGCGCAGCGCGACCTGTTGGCAAGCCGGATCGCCGAGCTGCAGGCGGCCGTGAGCTACCGCAAAGCCCTGGTCGACCTCTACCGTCTCGAGGGCTCCCTGCTGACCCGTCGGGGCATTGCGGCCCCGGGCGACGGCCCCCCGGACGGCCCCGCAGCACTGCTCCGGGGAGGCGCCGCCGCGCCCCCCAATGGGTAGCGCCGGTCGGCGCCGCCCGGCCGGCGGGCCGGACGGTCAGGCGCCGCAGTTGCAGTTCCCGGCGTCCGGGTCCAGACCGAGCGTCGCCCAGACGCCCTCGGTCTCCTCGCAAAGCCCGACGGGGCAGACGTCGGCCAGGGCCTCGACGGCCGGGCGGTAGAGGCCCAGCCGGACCTCCAGCGGGTAGCGGGCCAGTTGGTGGCGGTCGGCCGGCTTCTCCAGGCCGGCGAACAGGCCGTTGTCGACGAAACGCCAGAGGTTCGCCTCCGCGCGCAGGGTCCCCAGCGTCACCCGTTCCGGCGCCAGCCGCCGGACCTGTTCGATGACCGCCGCGTAATCGAAGCCCGCGATCATGGGGTCGATACGGATCCGCACGCGCCAGCCCTGATCCATGAGGCGCCGGGCCGCCTCCAGCCGGTCCTCTGCGGAGGCCGCGCCCGTCTCATACTCCGCGGCCGCATCGGGGGCATTCACGGAGAAGGAAACGATCACGTTCGCGCAGGGCGTCGTCTCGAACAGCGGCCCGCAGTCGCCGATGCCCCCCTTGGTCACGAGCAGCAGGCAGTGCGGGCGGCCCTTCGCCTCCGCCGCGGTTCGGAAGACCTCGACCAGCTTGCTCATGAGCGGGCGGTCGGGCTCGAAGGCGAGGCTGTCGGACAGGTTGCCCGTGTTCAGCGTGTAGGACTCCAGACCGTCGGTCGCGATCCAGTCGCGCACTTCGTCCATGATGCGCGCGGTGTTCGTGAACGCCTGTGCGCCGTCCAGGTACCAGAACGACGACTTCAGGTAGCAGTAGCTGCACTGCGGTGCGAACGTGCAGCCGTTTGCGTGCGCGAGCACGTAGAAGTTGGGGCAGACGGTGCCCGCGGGCGTTGTACGGAACACCTCGACGAACTGCGTCTGGCGTTCGCGCAGGGTGCAGGACGGTGCGTTGTCTCGGCTCAAAACGGGTACCCTCCCCTCAGTCAAGGCACAGCATCTCTCCCGGCGCCAGGACCGCCAGGCCGTCCGGGACGTGGTCGCAGAGATCCGGCAGGAACGTCCCGGCCGCGTGCCTGCGCCGTTCGTCGGCGTCCAGGTGGATCAGCACGTAGCGCCGCGGGGCCAGCGTCTCGATGAACGCCACCCAGCCGCCGCCCCACCAGGGCCCGATCAGCAGGACGTCGAGCGCGCCGAGTGCGGCCGCGTCGATGCGGCTCGTGTCCTCGTTGTCGCCGTCATGGAAGAACCGGAACCCGGCCGTCTCGACCAGGTACGAGTTGTGGTCGCGTGTGTGGAACGTGCGCAAGGCGGTCACCCGTGCGGACGGCAACTGCCGGCAGACGCTTCGGGCGCATTCGCCCGCAGGGGCAAGCGGCGGCTCCATCTCGCAGAGCCGGTCGGCCGGCACCCTGTCCCGAAGCCGCCGGATCACCGAGCGCGGCCCGACGACGGTCGCGCCCGTGCGCCCGGCCGCATCGGCCACTCGCCGGGCGTCGAAGTGGTCCCGATGCGCATGGGTGACCAGGATGAGGTCGGCCCGGTCGTCGCCCGGCACGGCCTGGCCGCCTTCGTCCGCCAGGCCGTGAAAGGCGTCGACGTAGACGACGGCGCCCGCCGCGGCGATGCACAGGCCGGCGTTGGAGATCAGCGTCACTTGGGCAGCCATGCAGGCAATCCGCCGGAACAGGGTCTCGAGGTGCTCCCGATGCCGAACGTCCCGATGCGGCCGACCGGCTCGACGGCAGGTCCTCATGTGCCATTCTACGGCCCCGTCGCGGCAGCGTCCAGGACAGCCGAGCCCCCCGGTGGGTGGCGCCGCGCGGGCCCCCACGGCGGCGGGGGGGGCAGGGGGGCATGCGCGGCCGGCGGGCGCTTCCGGCGGGTCTTCCTCGCGACGCCGATTTTACGAAAAACACGATTCAGGTATTGACAACGCCGTGGCATACGTCATACTAATGGGGATGATCTTGCCCGCCTGGTGACAGGTGTAGTGGCAATGGCTGCAGCGGCAGACGGGCCGCTGTGCGTCCGAGGAACGAGCGCAGAGTGCGCCAAGACATGGGGGGACGGCTATCGGGTACCGCGACAACTGAGTAGAACGACCGTCGTGGCCGGCTGTCTGTCTTGACGGTGTGCGCGTGCACACCGGTCCTCGAGTATGCGGCGTCCTTCCCCATCCCGAAGGCGCCAACCAGAGCGGGTGAGAAGACCAACGATGAAGCACACGGACGATTCGACCGGAGAGGATTCCGACGACAGACCTCCATCGGATGCGGGCGGCATAGCCGTCTGCCCCCGACCCACCGTTTCGGACGCCCCGTCTTTTGCGGCATTGATGGAGCGACCGGAGTGGGAAGACTGGCACTGGCAGATGCGCAGGCGCGTCCGGTCGCTCGCGCAACTGCAGCGGCTGTTTCCCGACCTGCCGACCTCCCTGGGGACGGCCGAGGCGATCGGCCGATTTCCCATGGCGATCACGCCGTACTACGCCTCCCTGATCCGTTCGCTGGACCCCGGCGATCCGATCCTGCAGATGTGCGTTCCGCAGGGGCGGGAATGCTGCGACCCGCCGCACCTGTGCAGCGACCCGCTGAAGGAAGACGACGACATGCCGGTGCCCGGGCTGGTGCACCGGTATGAGGACCGGGCACTGCTGCTGGCCACGACGGTGTGCGGCTCCTACTGCCGCCACTGCACGCGCAAGCGCATCGCCGGGCAGCGCGAGACGACCGTCACGGCCGCTCAGCTTCGGGGCATCCGCACGTACCTGGAGGCCCATCCGGAGGTGCGCGACGTGATCGTGTCCGGAGGCGATCCGTTCACGATGGAGACGACAGCCCTGGAGGCCGTCCTGCAGACGGTGCGGGGCGTGCCCTCGGTGGACGTCGTGCGCATCGGCACGCGCTGCCCGGTCGTCATGCCCATGCGGGTGACGGACGATCTGGTGGCCATGCTGCGCCGCTACCATCCGCTCTACGTCAACACCCATTTCAACCATCCGGCCGAGCTGACGCCCCGTTCGATCGAGGCCTGCGAGCGCCTGGCCGACGCCGGCATCCCCATGGGCAACCAGTCGGTGCTGCTGCGAGGCGTCAACGATTCACCGCAGATTCTGGAGGCGCTGTTCCGCGGCCTGCTGCGTATTCGCGTGCGCCCGTACTACCTGTACCAGTGCGATCTGGTGCGCGGGGTCGAGCACTTCCGCACGCCCCTGGCCCGGGGCATCGAGATCATGGAGTACCTCCGCGGGCGCCTCAGCGGCCTGGCGATCCCGAGCTTCATCGTCGATGCGCCGGACGGCGGCGGCAAGATCCCCGTCCTGCCCAACTACGTCGTCTCGGTGAGCCCCACGCATACCGTGCTGAGGAACTACCAGGGGGTGCTGGTCGCCTACCCGGAGCCCTCGGACACCCCTTGGCCGGCCGGTGAGGCGGACGCCTCGACCGCACCGACCGGCGTCTGGCATCTGGCCAGCGGCAACGCCCGCCACGTCGAGCCGGCGGTCCCGCGTCGCCGGCGGCGCAAGCCCGGGCCGGCCCACGGAGACCGGGCGGTGGGGTAGCGCCGGGCCGCGTTCAACAACGGTTCCATTCGAAGCCTTCCCGTGCGCGCGGCCCTCGACGCCGTGCGCACGGGCCCCCAGGCGGTGAGGGTGCACTATGGGTCTGAGTATCGGCCTGGTCTATGACCTCCGGAGCGATTACCTGGCCATGGGCTGGAGCGAGGAGGAGGTCGCCGAGTTCGACTCCGACGAGACGATCGACGCCCTGGCCGACGCGCTGACGGCCCTGGGCCACGACGTGGAGCGGGTAGGGCACGCACGCGCGCTGGTCCGCCGGCTCTGCGACGGCCGCCGGTGGGACCTCGTGTTCAACATCGCCGAGGGCCGGCACGGCCGCTGCCGAGAGGCCGTCGTGCCGGCGCTGCTGGAACTCTACGAGGTGCCCTGCACGTTCTCCGACCCTCTCGTGTGCGCGATGACACTGGACAAGGCGGTCGCCAAGCGCGTCGTCGCCTCGGCCGGGCTGGCCACCCCCCGCTTCCACGTCGTGGCGGGCGAGGACGACCTGCCCGACGTCGATCTGGCCTACCCCCTGTTCGCCAAGCCGTTGGCCGAGGGGACGGGGAAGGGCATCGACGGCTCCTCGCGGATCGAGACGCGGGAGCGTCTCGAGCAGGTCTGCCGGCGGCTGCTGGCGCGCTACCGCCAGCCGGTCATCGTGGAGGAGTACCTGCCCGGGCGGGAGTTCACGACCGGCATCCTGGGCACCGGACGCGACGCGCGCATCCTGGGCACCATGGAGGTGTGCATACGGCCGGACGCCCCGGAGAGCGACTACTCGCGGGAGATGAAGGAGCGCTGCAAGGAGTTCGTGGACTACCGGCCGCTGGAGGCGTCCGCACTGCGCGATGAGCTGGAGGCCCTCGCGCTGGGGGCCTACCGGGTGCTCGAGGTCCGCGACGCCGGCCGCCTGGACTTCCGGCTCGATTCCCGGGGGCGGCCCGCCTTCCTGGAGGCCAATCCGCTGCCCGGCCTGCACCCGACCCATTCGGACCTGCCCATGATCGCCACGCAGGAAGGCATGTCCTTCGTCCGGTTGATCGGGGAGATCGTCGAGAGCGCGACCACGCGGGTCGGCTCCGGCGCGGGAGGTGACCATGCCCGACCGTAGCGAAGGCGTCCTGATCCTGTACAACGTGCCCCTGAACGCCGACGGAGTCGACGACGCCCCGTGCGCGGAGGCCGATGCGGGTGTGCTGGACCAGGTGCGGGCGGTCGGGCACGCGCTGGAGGCCCTGGGCGTCCCGTTCCGAAGCGCCGGCGTGCGCACCCTGGGGGACCTGCCGCGGGAACTGGCGACGGCCCCGGAGGCCGCGGTCTTCAACCTCGTCGAGGCTCTGCGGGGCGATGCGCGCGACTTCACGCTCGTGCCCGCGCTCTGCGCAGCCTTCGGCAAGGCGTGCACGGGCGGCGACACCTTCTGCCTGGTCCACACTTTGGACAAGTGGCAGGCGAAGGCGGCGCTGCGGGCGGCCGGGGTGCCGGTGCCGGACGGCGTGCTGGCCGTGGCGCCCATGGCGGACGCGACCGGCCTGCCCGGGGGGCCGCTCATCGTCAAGCCGTGCCGGGCGGAGGCCAGCGAGGGGATCGACGCGGACTCGGTGTTCGAGGGCCAGGGGGCGGGCCTGGACGCGGCCGTCGAGCGCGTCTGCGCGCAGTTCGGCTGCCCGGCGCTCGTGGAGCGCTTCCTGTCCGGACGCGAGGTCAACGTGTCGGTGCTGCAGCGGGGGGCTTCGACGGAGGTGCTGCCGCTTGCGGAGATCGAGTTCGTGGACTTTCCGCCGGAGGCGCCCCGGATCGTCGGCTATCGGGCCAAGTGGCTTGCGGACTCCGCCGAGTTCCGCAACACGCCCCGGCGCATCCCGGCGGACCTGCCGGAGGCGACCGCCGACGAGGTGCGGCGCCAGGCCCTGCGCGCCTGGGAGGCGCTGGGTTGCCGCGATTTCGCACGCGTGGACTTCCGCCTGGACCGGCAGTTGCGCCCCCACGTGCTGGAGGTGAACGCCAACCCGGACCTCTCGCCGGACGGCGGCTTCGCTGCGGCGTTGGCGGCGGCCTCGATCCCGTTTGAGGAGTTCGTCCGCGTCGTGCTCGAGAACGCCCGCCGTCGCGCGGCCCGCACCGAGGGGCGCGTGCAGGCGGCGCCGGGCGCGCCGGGGGGAGTGCGCATCCGGTGCTCGCGGCCCGACGATCGCGCCGCGATTGCGGCCATCGCGGTCGAGACGCGGGTGTTCCGCCCCGAGGAGGTGGCCGTGGCCTGCGAGGTGCTCGATGACGCCCTCGCCCAGGGTCCCGAGGGGGACTACCGGTCCTTCACCGCGGAGGTGGGCGGCCGGCCCGCCGGCTGGGTCTGCTTCGGGCCCACCCCGTGCACGCAGGCCACGTACGACATCTACTGGATCATGGTCGCCCCATGGGCGCAGGGCACGGGCGCGGGCCGCGCGCTCATCGCGCACGCGGAGGACCTGATTGCACGCAGCGGCGGGCGGCTGGCCGTCGTCGAGGCTTCGGGGGGCCCGCCCGGTGACCGCGCA
The Candidatus Brocadiaceae bacterium genome window above contains:
- a CDS encoding MBL fold metallo-hydrolase, with the translated sequence MAAQVTLISNAGLCIAAAGAVVYVDAFHGLADEGGQAVPGDDRADLILVTHAHRDHFDARRVADAAGRTGATVVGPRSVIRRLRDRVPADRLCEMEPPLAPAGECARSVCRQLPSARVTALRTFHTRDHNSYLVETAGFRFFHDGDNEDTSRIDAAALGALDVLLIGPWWGGGWVAFIETLAPRRYVLIHLDADERRRHAAGTFLPDLCDHVPDGLAVLAPGEMLCLD
- a CDS encoding KamA family radical SAM protein, whose translation is MERPEWEDWHWQMRRRVRSLAQLQRLFPDLPTSLGTAEAIGRFPMAITPYYASLIRSLDPGDPILQMCVPQGRECCDPPHLCSDPLKEDDDMPVPGLVHRYEDRALLLATTVCGSYCRHCTRKRIAGQRETTVTAAQLRGIRTYLEAHPEVRDVIVSGGDPFTMETTALEAVLQTVRGVPSVDVVRIGTRCPVVMPMRVTDDLVAMLRRYHPLYVNTHFNHPAELTPRSIEACERLADAGIPMGNQSVLLRGVNDSPQILEALFRGLLRIRVRPYYLYQCDLVRGVEHFRTPLARGIEIMEYLRGRLSGLAIPSFIVDAPDGGGKIPVLPNYVVSVSPTHTVLRNYQGVLVAYPEPSDTPWPAGEADASTAPTGVWHLASGNARHVEPAVPRRRRRKPGPAHGDRAVG
- a CDS encoding D-alanine--D-alanine ligase, encoding MSIGLVYDLRSDYLAMGWSEEEVAEFDSDETIDALADALTALGHDVERVGHARALVRRLCDGRRWDLVFNIAEGRHGRCREAVVPALLELYEVPCTFSDPLVCAMTLDKAVAKRVVASAGLATPRFHVVAGEDDLPDVDLAYPLFAKPLAEGTGKGIDGSSRIETRERLEQVCRRLLARYRQPVIVEEYLPGREFTTGILGTGRDARILGTMEVCIRPDAPESDYSREMKERCKEFVDYRPLEASALRDELEALALGAYRVLEVRDAGRLDFRLDSRGRPAFLEANPLPGLHPTHSDLPMIATQEGMSFVRLIGEIVESATTRVGSGAGGDHARP
- a CDS encoding GNAT family N-acetyltransferase produces the protein MPDRSEGVLILYNVPLNADGVDDAPCAEADAGVLDQVRAVGHALEALGVPFRSAGVRTLGDLPRELATAPEAAVFNLVEALRGDARDFTLVPALCAAFGKACTGGDTFCLVHTLDKWQAKAALRAAGVPVPDGVLAVAPMADATGLPGGPLIVKPCRAEASEGIDADSVFEGQGAGLDAAVERVCAQFGCPALVERFLSGREVNVSVLQRGASTEVLPLAEIEFVDFPPEAPRIVGYRAKWLADSAEFRNTPRRIPADLPEATADEVRRQALRAWEALGCRDFARVDFRLDRQLRPHVLEVNANPDLSPDGGFAAALAAASIPFEEFVRVVLENARRRAARTEGRVQAAPGAPGGVRIRCSRPDDRAAIAAIAVETRVFRPEEVAVACEVLDDALAQGPEGDYRSFTAEVGGRPAGWVCFGPTPCTQATYDIYWIMVAPWAQGTGAGRALIAHAEDLIARSGGRLAVVEASGGPPGDRARGFYVRVGYEEAGRVPDFYAPGDDKVIYLKRLGPPASS